From Pogoniulus pusillus isolate bPogPus1 chromosome 5, bPogPus1.pri, whole genome shotgun sequence, the proteins below share one genomic window:
- the TSPAN9 gene encoding tetraspanin-9 isoform X2: MARGCLCCLKYMMFLFNLIFWLCGCGLLGVGIWLSVSQGNFATFSPSFPSLSAANLVIAIGTIIMVTGFLGCLGAIKENKCLLLSFFIILLIILLAELILLILFFVYMDKVSESAKKDLKEGMKLYNSENNVGLKNAWNIIQAEMKCCGVNDFTDWYPVLGENTVPDRCCTENSQDCGRNSTGLVWKTGCYERVMTWFDENKHVLGSVGMCILIMQILGMAFSMTLFQQIHRTGKKYDA; this comes from the exons TTATGTGGCTGTGGGCTGCTGGGTGTGGGCATCTGGCTGTCGGTGTCGCAAGGAAACTTTGCCACATTTTCTCCTAGCTTTCCCTCACTTTCAGCTGCCAACCTAGTCATTGCCATTGGCACAATCATCATGGTGAccggctttctgggctgcctaGGTGCTATCAAAGAAAACAAGTGCCTCCTGTTGAGT TTTTTCATCATTCTGCTCATAATTCTCCTGGCAGAGCTGATACTACTAATTTTGTTCTTTGTTTATATGGACAAG GTCAGTGAGAGTGCAAAGAAGGATTTGAAGGAAGGAATGAAGCTCTACAATTCAGAAAATAATGTTGGACTGAAAAATGCATGGAATATCATTCAAGCAGAG ATGAAATGCTGTGGTGTGAATGACTTTACGGATTGGTACCCAGTGCTGGGAGAAAACACTGTTCCAGACAGATGTTGTACAGAAAACTCCCAAGACTGTGGACGGAATTCCACTGGATTAGTGTGGAAAACG GGATGTTATGAGAGAGTCATGACCTGGTTTGATGAGAATAAGCATGTCCTTGGTTCAGTTGGGATGTGCATCCTCATAATGCAG atTCTTGGCATGGCCTTCTCCATGACACTCTTCCAGCAGATTCACAGGACTGGCAAAAAGTACGATGCTTAA